A stretch of the Chlamydia pecorum E58 genome encodes the following:
- the pyrH gene encoding UMP kinase → MSKRIKRVLFKISGEALSKDTNTRIDEVHLSRLVSDIRAVRNCDIEVALVIGGGNILRGFEKHRELQINRVSADQMGMLATLINGMAVADALKAEDIPCLLTSTISCPQLADLYTPQKSIEALHQGKILICTTGAGSPYLTTDTGAALRACELNVDILIKATMHVDGVYDKDPQLFPDAVKYDFISYGDFLAQQLGVMDASAISLCKNAHIPIRVFNFVQYSLERAVFDPTIGTLIGEEEVSNVDIA, encoded by the coding sequence ATGTCTAAGCGAATAAAACGTGTTTTGTTTAAGATCTCTGGAGAAGCTTTATCTAAAGATACGAATACAAGAATAGATGAGGTACATCTCTCGAGGCTTGTATCTGATATCCGAGCTGTTCGTAATTGTGATATTGAAGTTGCTCTTGTAATTGGCGGGGGAAACATTTTAAGGGGGTTTGAGAAGCATAGGGAGCTTCAGATAAATCGTGTATCTGCAGACCAGATGGGGATGCTTGCTACATTGATTAATGGTATGGCTGTAGCTGATGCATTAAAAGCTGAAGACATTCCCTGCTTGCTAACTTCAACAATTTCATGTCCTCAATTAGCAGATCTTTATACTCCACAAAAGTCTATCGAAGCTTTGCATCAAGGAAAAATTTTGATTTGCACGACAGGAGCAGGTTCTCCGTATCTCACTACAGATACAGGCGCTGCATTGCGTGCGTGTGAGCTGAATGTGGACATTTTGATCAAAGCAACAATGCATGTAGATGGCGTCTACGATAAGGATCCTCAACTATTCCCCGATGCGGTAAAGTATGACTTTATTTCTTATGGGGATTTTTTAGCGCAGCAACTTGGAGTTATGGATGCTTCGGCGATTTCTTTGTGTAAGAATGCCCATATTCCTATTCGCGTATTTAATTTCGTTCAATATTCTCTGGAGAGAGCTGTTTTTGATCCAACCATTGGGACTTTAATTGGCGAAGAAGAGGTAAGTAATGTCGACATTGCGTGA
- the tsf gene encoding translation elongation factor Ts, with translation MRDFSMDALKSLRLRTGVGLTKCKEALESSQGNLEEAVVYLRKIGLAAASKKEHRETKEGIITALADTHGVALVEVNVETDFVANNHVFRSFVEDLIEEVLRHKVNSVDVLAQLPSFRDPSLSIDDMRAVTMQAVGENIRVSRIAYYPTNTSKESIGMYSHGNGKSVAIVILSGSPKAGCLAKEIAMHIVAERPQFLSREEVPQEVIHRETEVISSQTEGKPQAVVDKIISGKLNTFFKETCLLEQPFVKNPEATIFHLLEDMSKTLEAPIAVKNFTLWKLGA, from the coding sequence ATGAGAGACTTTTCCATGGATGCCTTAAAATCTTTAAGGCTTAGAACCGGCGTAGGGCTGACAAAATGCAAAGAGGCTTTAGAATCTAGCCAGGGAAATCTTGAAGAAGCCGTAGTATATTTGCGCAAGATTGGCCTGGCTGCTGCGAGCAAAAAAGAGCATCGAGAAACAAAAGAAGGCATTATTACCGCCTTGGCAGACACCCATGGGGTTGCTTTGGTAGAAGTAAATGTTGAAACAGATTTTGTTGCGAATAATCATGTTTTTAGATCTTTTGTAGAGGATCTCATAGAAGAAGTTTTACGCCATAAGGTCAACAGTGTAGACGTCTTAGCACAATTGCCGTCGTTTCGAGATCCCTCCCTCTCGATCGACGACATGCGGGCAGTGACCATGCAGGCTGTAGGAGAGAATATTCGCGTTAGTCGTATAGCATACTATCCTACAAACACCTCCAAAGAAAGTATAGGAATGTATTCTCACGGAAATGGAAAGTCTGTTGCGATTGTGATCCTTTCAGGCTCTCCGAAAGCAGGGTGTCTGGCAAAAGAAATTGCCATGCATATTGTTGCTGAGCGTCCACAATTTTTAAGTAGAGAAGAGGTTCCACAAGAGGTTATTCATAGGGAAACAGAAGTGATTTCTTCCCAAACAGAAGGGAAGCCTCAAGCGGTAGTGGATAAAATTATTTCTGGGAAGTTAAACACCTTTTTCAAAGAAACCTGTCTTTTAGAACAACCCTTTGTAAAAAACCCTGAGGCTACAATCTTCCATCTATTAGAAGATATGTCAAAAACCTTAGAGGCTCCCATTGCAGTAAAAAACTTTACTCTATGGAAATTAGGAGCGTAG
- the rpsB gene encoding 30S ribosomal protein S2 gives MESLICDISLRDLIEAGAHFGHQTRRWNPKMKIYIFEEKNGLHIINLAKTLQQLRHSLPFIRQVVEGNKSILFVGTKKQAKCVVRDAAIEAGEFFVSERWLGGMLTNMATIRNSVKTLDKIERNFEHNPSFFTKKEIALLAKKQQKIIKNLEGVRYMKKLPGLLIVVDPSYEKIAVAEARKLNIPVLALVDTNCDPTPIDHVIPCNDDSLKSIRLIINVIKENIIQVKKKLGITIVSPIKISAGGFPSFTEEFDDSHPEEEEDTNSDQCEDLLAKKFDNAENL, from the coding sequence TTGGAGTCTCTGATCTGCGATATTTCCTTAAGGGATCTTATAGAAGCTGGTGCGCACTTTGGACACCAGACTCGAAGATGGAATCCCAAAATGAAAATTTACATCTTCGAGGAAAAAAATGGATTGCACATTATCAATCTTGCCAAAACTTTGCAACAATTGCGTCATTCTCTTCCCTTCATAAGACAAGTTGTTGAAGGGAATAAGTCCATTTTGTTTGTCGGAACAAAAAAACAAGCAAAATGCGTAGTTCGAGACGCAGCAATTGAAGCTGGGGAGTTTTTTGTTTCCGAGAGATGGTTAGGAGGCATGTTAACAAACATGGCGACAATCCGAAATTCTGTGAAAACCTTAGATAAAATTGAAAGAAACTTTGAACATAATCCTTCGTTTTTCACAAAGAAAGAAATCGCTCTTTTGGCAAAGAAACAACAAAAAATTATAAAAAACCTTGAAGGCGTTCGCTACATGAAAAAGCTCCCAGGGCTTTTAATTGTGGTGGATCCTAGTTATGAGAAAATTGCAGTTGCGGAAGCAAGGAAGTTAAATATTCCCGTACTTGCATTAGTAGATACGAACTGTGATCCTACGCCAATTGACCACGTGATTCCTTGTAATGACGACTCCTTGAAAAGCATCCGTTTGATTATAAACGTCATTAAAGAAAACATCATTCAGGTAAAGAAAAAGCTAGGAATAACCATAGTCTCTCCAATCAAAATTTCAGCTGGTGGTTTCCCCTCTTTCACAGAGGAATTTGATGATTCCCACCCAGAAGAAGAGGAGGACACGAATTCAGATCAATGTGAAGACCTATTGGCAAAGAAATTTGATAATGCGGAGAACCTATGA
- a CDS encoding major outer membrane protein: MKKLLKSAFLSAAFFAGNASLHALPVGNPAEPSLLIDGTIWEGMSGDPCDPCATWCDAISLRVGFYGDYVFDRVLKTDVSKMFLMGTAPTSPNNAADSSTTAERANPAYGKHMHDAEWFTNAGYIALNIWDRFDVFCTLGATSGYFKGNSSSFNLIGLIGISGSSLEGKYPNANISNGVVELYTDTTFSWSVGARGALWECGCATLGAEFQYAQSKPRVQELNVLSNVAQFTVHKPRGYVGQTLPLPLSAGTETDSSDKLKNATINYHEWQVGAALSYRLNMLVPYIGVQWSRATFDADTIQIAEPKLASPIFNLTTWNPTLLGQATTVDGTNKFADSLQIVSLQINKLKSRKACGVSMGATLLDADKWAITGELRLINERAAHLSAQCRF, from the coding sequence ATGAAAAAACTCTTAAAATCGGCGTTTTTATCCGCCGCATTTTTTGCTGGTAACGCCTCCTTACACGCTTTGCCTGTAGGGAACCCAGCAGAGCCAAGTTTATTAATTGATGGAACGATATGGGAAGGTATGTCAGGAGATCCATGTGATCCTTGCGCTACTTGGTGCGACGCGATTAGCTTACGCGTAGGATTTTACGGAGATTATGTTTTCGACAGAGTCCTCAAGACAGATGTATCGAAAATGTTTTTAATGGGGACAGCCCCTACATCACCTAATAATGCTGCAGATTCAAGTACAACAGCCGAAAGAGCAAACCCAGCGTATGGAAAGCACATGCACGATGCGGAGTGGTTCACAAATGCAGGTTACATTGCGTTAAATATCTGGGATCGCTTTGATGTTTTTTGCACTTTAGGAGCCACTAGCGGGTATTTTAAAGGAAATTCTTCATCTTTCAACCTTATTGGTTTAATTGGGATCTCTGGAAGCTCTCTTGAGGGCAAATATCCAAACGCAAATATTTCTAACGGCGTAGTAGAGCTATATACAGACACAACCTTCTCTTGGAGCGTTGGAGCTCGCGGAGCTTTGTGGGAATGTGGATGTGCAACTTTAGGAGCTGAATTCCAATACGCACAATCGAAACCTCGCGTTCAAGAACTCAACGTTCTTTCTAACGTAGCACAATTTACTGTACACAAACCTCGGGGATATGTAGGCCAGACTCTGCCTCTTCCACTCTCTGCAGGAACGGAAACTGATTCTAGTGATAAATTGAAAAATGCCACGATCAACTACCATGAATGGCAAGTCGGTGCAGCATTGTCATATAGACTGAATATGCTCGTTCCTTACATCGGTGTTCAGTGGTCTAGAGCTACTTTTGATGCAGATACTATCCAAATTGCGGAACCAAAATTAGCTTCGCCAATTTTCAACTTGACAACATGGAATCCAACATTATTAGGACAAGCAACTACAGTAGATGGCACAAACAAGTTTGCTGACTCCCTACAAATTGTTTCTCTTCAAATTAACAAGTTGAAGTCCAGAAAAGCTTGTGGTGTTTCCATGGGAGCAACTTTACTTGATGCCGATAAATGGGCAATCACTGGAGAGCTTCGTTTAATTAACGAAAGAGCCGCTCACCTTTCTGCTCAATGCAGATTCTAA
- a CDS encoding penicillin-binding transpeptidase domain-containing protein, translating to MKLLRKRSKHLTVPEKTNRLLSGFILAFIIIALRLWHLTVIEHDKKVEEAFKPQQRVIPEYMERATICDRFGKVLARNQMQYDVSVAYSAIRDMPTRAWRINELGEKEPVLVRKEYIHRLAELLAQELHLDANAVEDALHSKASVLGSVPYLVQANVPERTYLKLKMIAKDWPGLHVDSVLRRYYPMGKTAADIVGYVGPISIEEYRKVTQELSQLRECVRAYDEGEEPNFPFGLSSIDQVSTLLDSLESRAYSLNALVGKLGVEALYDAQLRGKIGKKTVLVDRRGEFIQDLEEISSGVPGEKVRLTLSADLQAFAEQLLLEHEYTEPFRSASSRKKKELLPPLYPWIKGGAILALDPNNGDILAMASSPRYCNNDFVNMKVSSDRVATRSEIYRWLEGKEHIAELFDRKVNLHRERGLPTGEIIEEELPLTFENYLDFVLPENSTVKALVKQSSLGDAVAVQSRVRALLELFGYGKVECSCASIFDAVFPRKEGNILIKEVISVKQQVWITECLKRHALGIEKIRQSLLKDFEKLPANYDKILYVDLLRLAVDPSRGTPELFSQLSSFPLLEFTECQGHYVVFREALSKIVEEIFTEIDFGFWRQENFAQFLSGKRKVENSKKQRYPTPYVDYLEEERKIQYAKFREQYLNAFLAYIISGHCSGGMRSYYEALSVWREELLRGAHKALPWHKHYLYLKEHLASSSYNLPGLFSIFREFADLQRPLLGKYPLTVVKNSLQTEQDLAASFYPVYGYGYLRPYAFGQATTLGSIFKLVSAYSVLSQYFVSTSYDDLSKLLVLIDKNSFGYTTFSPHVGFFKDGSLIPTFFRGGCLPGNDFSGRGYIDLVSALEMSSNPYFSLLVGEYLADPEDLCESASLLGLGEKTGVGLPGEYAGKLPKDISYNRSGLYATAIGQHTLVVTPLQVATMISALVNGGTLYVPNLLLPEDFEPCQSAKKKREVFMPEPIADVLKEGMHRVIWGRFGTARAIQKRFSPELLSRVIGKTSTAESILRVGLDREHGTTKMKDVWFAAVSFSDRELKTPELVVVVYLRLGEYGRDAAPMAVRMIERWEKIQRERFS from the coding sequence ATGAAATTGCTCAGAAAACGCTCTAAACACCTTACTGTCCCTGAAAAGACAAATCGTCTGCTGTCAGGGTTTATTCTTGCCTTTATTATAATCGCATTGCGTTTGTGGCACCTAACTGTCATAGAGCATGATAAGAAAGTAGAGGAAGCTTTTAAACCTCAGCAACGTGTAATCCCAGAGTATATGGAAAGAGCTACAATTTGTGACCGCTTTGGGAAGGTGCTGGCTCGAAACCAAATGCAGTATGATGTGAGCGTTGCCTATAGTGCTATTCGTGATATGCCAACACGGGCTTGGAGAATCAATGAACTTGGAGAAAAAGAGCCTGTTTTGGTGCGTAAGGAGTACATTCATCGTTTGGCAGAGCTTCTTGCTCAAGAGCTACATTTAGACGCGAATGCTGTTGAAGATGCTTTGCACTCTAAAGCATCTGTGCTAGGTTCTGTTCCCTATCTTGTGCAGGCAAATGTTCCCGAGCGTACCTATTTGAAATTGAAGATGATAGCTAAGGATTGGCCTGGATTACATGTAGATAGTGTTTTGCGGAGGTACTACCCTATGGGGAAAACTGCTGCAGATATTGTGGGGTATGTTGGACCGATAAGTATAGAAGAGTATAGGAAGGTCACCCAAGAGTTAAGCCAGCTTCGGGAGTGTGTTCGTGCATATGACGAGGGGGAGGAACCAAACTTCCCCTTTGGTTTGTCCAGTATAGATCAAGTGAGTACGCTGCTTGATTCTCTAGAAAGCCGCGCCTATAGTTTAAATGCGCTGGTTGGGAAGTTAGGCGTAGAGGCGTTGTATGATGCGCAATTGCGGGGGAAAATTGGGAAAAAAACAGTTTTGGTAGATCGTCGGGGGGAATTTATCCAAGACTTGGAGGAGATTTCTTCTGGAGTTCCAGGAGAGAAAGTTCGGTTAACTTTGTCTGCAGATTTACAAGCGTTTGCAGAGCAGTTGCTTCTGGAGCATGAGTATACGGAGCCTTTTCGTAGTGCGAGCTCTAGGAAGAAAAAAGAGCTTTTACCACCGTTATACCCATGGATTAAGGGAGGGGCGATTCTTGCCTTGGATCCAAATAATGGGGATATTTTGGCTATGGCGTCATCTCCTCGGTATTGCAATAACGATTTTGTGAATATGAAAGTGTCTTCAGATCGTGTAGCTACACGATCTGAGATCTACCGTTGGTTGGAAGGGAAAGAGCATATCGCAGAGCTATTTGATCGGAAGGTCAATTTACATAGAGAGCGGGGGCTTCCCACAGGGGAAATTATAGAGGAAGAGCTTCCATTAACTTTTGAGAATTACTTGGATTTTGTGCTTCCTGAGAACTCTACAGTGAAAGCACTTGTGAAGCAAAGCTCCCTAGGGGATGCTGTTGCGGTGCAAAGTCGTGTTCGGGCGCTTTTAGAGCTGTTTGGTTATGGTAAGGTAGAGTGTTCATGCGCATCGATTTTTGATGCTGTATTTCCAAGAAAAGAGGGGAATATTCTTATTAAGGAGGTAATCTCCGTAAAACAACAAGTATGGATTACGGAGTGTTTAAAACGGCATGCTTTAGGGATTGAGAAGATCAGACAGAGTCTGCTAAAGGATTTTGAAAAACTTCCGGCAAATTATGATAAGATTTTGTATGTAGATCTTTTACGTTTAGCTGTGGACCCCTCTCGGGGAACCCCCGAGCTGTTTTCACAGCTCTCTTCTTTCCCATTGTTGGAATTTACGGAGTGTCAGGGGCACTATGTGGTGTTTCGTGAAGCGCTATCTAAAATTGTTGAAGAGATCTTTACGGAAATCGATTTTGGTTTTTGGAGACAGGAGAACTTTGCTCAGTTTCTTTCAGGGAAACGTAAAGTGGAAAACTCTAAAAAACAACGCTATCCCACTCCCTATGTAGATTACTTAGAAGAAGAAAGAAAAATTCAATATGCAAAATTTCGTGAACAATATTTAAATGCATTTCTTGCTTATATTATTTCTGGGCATTGCTCTGGGGGGATGAGGTCTTATTATGAGGCTTTGTCTGTATGGCGGGAAGAATTATTGCGGGGTGCGCATAAGGCTCTACCTTGGCATAAACATTACCTCTATTTAAAAGAACATTTAGCCTCTTCCTCTTATAACTTGCCGGGACTGTTTTCCATATTCCGAGAGTTTGCTGATCTTCAACGTCCTTTATTAGGGAAGTATCCTTTAACTGTTGTGAAAAACTCTCTTCAAACGGAGCAAGATTTAGCTGCATCGTTTTATCCTGTATATGGTTATGGGTATTTGCGTCCCTATGCATTTGGGCAAGCAACAACTCTAGGGTCAATTTTTAAGCTAGTTTCTGCCTATTCTGTACTGTCTCAGTATTTTGTGAGTACATCTTATGATGACCTCTCGAAGCTTTTAGTTCTTATTGATAAGAACTCTTTTGGCTATACGACATTTTCTCCTCATGTAGGCTTTTTTAAAGATGGCTCTCTTATTCCAACCTTTTTCCGCGGGGGATGTTTGCCAGGAAATGATTTTTCAGGGCGTGGGTATATTGATTTAGTCTCTGCTTTAGAGATGTCAAGTAACCCGTATTTCTCTTTGCTTGTAGGGGAGTATCTTGCTGACCCTGAGGATCTATGTGAATCAGCATCTTTACTAGGGTTGGGTGAAAAAACTGGTGTGGGCTTGCCTGGGGAGTATGCGGGAAAACTCCCTAAGGATATTTCTTATAACCGTTCGGGGTTATATGCAACTGCTATAGGACAGCATACGTTAGTAGTGACTCCTTTACAGGTGGCAACTATGATCTCAGCTTTAGTCAATGGCGGGACATTGTATGTTCCGAACTTATTGTTGCCTGAGGATTTCGAGCCTTGCCAAAGCGCCAAAAAGAAGCGAGAAGTGTTTATGCCTGAACCTATTGCTGATGTGTTAAAGGAAGGGATGCATAGGGTGATTTGGGGACGCTTTGGCACAGCTCGGGCAATTCAAAAGCGCTTTTCTCCGGAACTTTTATCTCGGGTGATTGGGAAGACCAGCACGGCAGAATCGATTTTGCGGGTAGGTCTAGATCGCGAGCATGGCACTACAAAAATGAAAGATGTGTGGTTTGCTGCAGTAAGCTTTTCAGATCGTGAGCTAAAGACTCCAGAGCTTGTAGTGGTTGTGTATTTACGCTTAGGAGAATATGGACGAGATGCAGCTCCCATGGCGGTACGTATGATCGAGCGGTGGGAAAAAATTCAAAGGGAGAGGTTTTCCTAG
- a CDS encoding tetratricopeptide repeat protein produces the protein MEEAAKHLAKEFLCSGINFFLSGEYEQATQRLKETLELDPTAALAYCYLGIIALETGKVSEALSWCAQGLETEPGDSYLRYCYGAALDRNHQYEEAIEQYRAYVTLHPEDIECWFSLGGVYHRLQRHQEAIHCFDAVLELDPANSQSLYNKAIVFSDMAEEGEAMKLLESTVKKNPLYWKAWVKLGFLLSRNKKWDKATEAYERVVQLRPDLADGHYNLGLCYLILDKTRLALKAFQEALFLNEEDADAHFYTGLAYMDLKQASRAHDAFHRALAINLEHERSHYLLGYLYHMQGLEEKALTEHKFLAEKHSMFAPLLEKALTADPSSLDAARKLDFMP, from the coding sequence ATGGAAGAGGCTGCGAAACACTTAGCAAAAGAGTTTCTTTGCTCTGGGATTAATTTTTTTCTAAGTGGGGAGTATGAGCAAGCTACACAGAGATTAAAAGAAACATTAGAGTTAGACCCTACGGCAGCTCTAGCCTATTGTTATTTAGGAATTATTGCATTAGAGACTGGAAAGGTATCCGAAGCTTTGTCTTGGTGCGCCCAAGGTTTAGAGACAGAGCCTGGTGATAGCTATTTGCGTTATTGTTATGGAGCTGCTTTAGATCGTAATCATCAATATGAAGAGGCCATAGAGCAGTATCGTGCTTACGTTACATTGCACCCGGAAGATATAGAGTGTTGGTTTAGTCTGGGGGGAGTCTATCATCGTTTGCAAAGGCATCAGGAAGCCATCCATTGTTTTGATGCCGTCCTTGAACTGGACCCAGCAAATTCTCAAAGCTTATATAACAAAGCTATAGTATTTTCAGATATGGCTGAAGAGGGGGAGGCAATGAAGCTTCTTGAATCTACAGTGAAGAAAAATCCTTTGTATTGGAAAGCTTGGGTAAAATTGGGATTTTTGCTTTCTAGAAATAAAAAATGGGACAAGGCTACAGAAGCGTATGAACGTGTGGTACAGCTGCGTCCAGATTTAGCAGATGGCCATTACAATTTGGGATTGTGCTATCTCATTCTAGATAAAACTCGACTTGCTCTAAAAGCATTTCAGGAGGCGTTATTCTTAAATGAAGAGGATGCTGATGCTCATTTCTATACAGGACTTGCCTATATGGATCTGAAGCAGGCCTCGCGAGCTCATGATGCTTTTCATCGCGCATTAGCGATTAATTTAGAACATGAGCGCTCCCATTATCTGCTAGGATATTTATACCACATGCAAGGCCTGGAAGAAAAAGCTCTGACAGAACACAAGTTCTTAGCAGAGAAACATTCGATGTTCGCTCCCTTATTAGAAAAAGCCTTAACTGCAGATCCTTCATCATTGGATGCGGCGCGAAAGTTAGATTTCATGCCATAG
- the sufB gene encoding Fe-S cluster assembly protein SufB produces the protein MDHMLDAFLGEEREYPYGFTTPIESEAVVRGLSEETIEQISARRNEPSYITNFRLKAYRYWKEMQSPAWARVQMDPINYDEMVYFSAPKQKKPIGRLEDADPEILETFKKLGLPIDEQKRLLNVQNVAVDFVFDSVSLGTTFKEALDEAGVVFCSLSEAIQEFPRLIRKYLGSVVSYRDNYFAALNAAVFSDGSFVYVPKGVRCPMDISTYFRINDKEAGQFERTLIIVEEGGFVSYLEGCTAPAFSSHQLHAAVVELVAKSHAEIRYSTVQNWYSGDRKTGKGGIYNLVTKRGLCAGVRSKISWSQVEVGAAITWKYPSCILRGEESVGEFYSISLTNGKMQADTGTKMIHVGKNTTSTIVSKGISAEFSHNTFRSLVSVGERASHSCNYTQCDSMLIGKHCGAYTDPRIEVHNSTSSIEHEATTSKLRDDQLLYLRSRGLDSEAAMSLVVHGFCKEIIEKLPLEFAQEALKLLYIKLENSVG, from the coding sequence ATGGATCATATGTTAGATGCGTTTTTGGGAGAAGAAAGGGAGTATCCTTATGGGTTTACCACGCCTATAGAATCTGAGGCTGTAGTTCGTGGGCTTTCGGAGGAAACTATAGAACAAATCTCCGCAAGACGTAATGAGCCTTCCTACATCACGAATTTTCGTCTAAAAGCATATAGGTACTGGAAGGAGATGCAAAGTCCTGCTTGGGCGCGAGTGCAGATGGATCCAATCAATTACGATGAGATGGTCTATTTTTCTGCTCCCAAACAGAAAAAACCTATAGGCCGCTTAGAGGATGCAGACCCAGAGATTTTAGAAACCTTTAAAAAGTTAGGGCTGCCGATAGATGAGCAAAAGCGTCTTCTTAATGTGCAAAATGTTGCCGTAGATTTCGTATTTGATTCTGTGTCTTTAGGGACAACGTTTAAAGAAGCTTTGGATGAGGCTGGGGTAGTATTTTGTTCTCTTAGTGAAGCAATACAGGAGTTCCCTAGACTTATAAGAAAATATTTAGGAAGTGTGGTTTCCTATCGCGATAATTATTTCGCAGCTTTAAACGCTGCGGTTTTTAGCGATGGTTCTTTTGTCTATGTTCCTAAGGGAGTGCGTTGTCCTATGGACATCTCAACTTATTTTAGGATTAACGATAAAGAAGCAGGGCAGTTCGAAAGGACGTTGATTATTGTCGAAGAGGGGGGATTTGTAAGTTATCTTGAAGGGTGTACGGCCCCAGCGTTTTCTTCGCATCAGCTACATGCTGCTGTTGTAGAGTTGGTTGCGAAAAGTCATGCTGAGATCCGCTATTCCACAGTGCAGAATTGGTATTCTGGGGATCGGAAAACAGGAAAGGGTGGCATTTATAATTTGGTTACGAAAAGGGGCTTGTGTGCTGGCGTGCGTTCGAAGATTTCCTGGTCCCAGGTAGAGGTGGGAGCAGCAATTACATGGAAGTATCCTAGCTGTATATTGCGAGGAGAAGAGAGCGTAGGGGAGTTTTATTCTATCTCGCTAACTAATGGGAAGATGCAGGCGGATACAGGAACAAAAATGATCCATGTCGGCAAGAATACCACCTCAACAATTGTCTCCAAGGGGATCTCTGCAGAGTTTTCTCATAATACTTTTAGGAGCCTTGTTTCTGTAGGGGAGAGAGCTTCGCACAGTTGTAACTACACGCAATGTGATTCTATGCTTATAGGGAAGCATTGCGGAGCCTATACAGACCCTAGAATTGAAGTGCATAACTCTACCTCTTCTATCGAGCACGAAGCAACCACTTCAAAGTTACGAGATGATCAGCTGTTGTATTTGCGTAGCCGAGGGTTAGACTCTGAAGCTGCCATGAGTTTGGTTGTGCATGGATTTTGTAAGGAGATTATTGAGAAGCTCCCCTTGGAGTTTGCCCAGGAGGCCTTGAAGCTCCTATATATTAAGTTAGAAAATAGCGTAGGTTAG
- the sufC gene encoding Fe-S cluster assembly ATPase SufC: MLRIENLHVHCDDVKIIDNFSLHISPGELHMIMGPNGAGKSTFAKVLSGDPSLSVSAGKISLEKQDLLTLSPEERARAGLFVGFQHPPEIPGVNNKLFLRDAYNSCRRYQYEAVTTEDFEMLLSALQETYEFEVLDHFFERNVNEGFSGGERKKNEIFQMLIMEPKMAVLDEPDSGLDVDSLRAVCKTLERYREIHPENSMCIITHNPKLGQFLHPDIVHLFLDGNIALSGGGALMQDLEYKSYQEILNRAFQR, translated from the coding sequence ATGTTGCGGATAGAAAATTTGCATGTGCACTGCGACGATGTCAAAATCATAGATAATTTTAGTTTGCATATTAGCCCTGGCGAGTTGCATATGATCATGGGACCTAATGGTGCAGGGAAATCGACATTTGCCAAGGTGTTATCCGGAGACCCAAGTTTAAGTGTCTCTGCGGGGAAGATTTCCTTAGAAAAGCAGGATCTACTTACACTGTCCCCCGAAGAACGTGCACGCGCAGGGTTGTTTGTGGGATTCCAGCATCCTCCGGAGATCCCTGGAGTAAACAATAAGTTGTTTTTGCGGGATGCTTATAATTCGTGTCGTCGGTATCAATATGAGGCTGTAACTACAGAAGATTTTGAAATGCTACTCTCTGCTCTGCAGGAGACTTATGAGTTTGAGGTGTTGGATCATTTTTTCGAAAGAAACGTTAATGAGGGGTTCTCTGGGGGAGAGCGTAAAAAAAACGAGATTTTTCAAATGTTGATTATGGAACCGAAGATGGCAGTTTTGGACGAGCCTGATTCGGGGTTAGATGTGGATTCTTTACGTGCGGTTTGCAAGACCTTAGAAAGGTATCGAGAGATCCATCCGGAAAATTCTATGTGTATCATTACGCACAACCCGAAATTAGGACAGTTCTTACATCCAGATATCGTACATCTTTTTTTGGATGGCAATATTGCTTTGTCGGGAGGAGGGGCTTTAATGCAGGATCTTGAATATAAGAGTTATCAAGAGATTTTGAACCGAGCTTTTCAAAGATAG